TTGTTCAAGGATGGATATCGCAAAAAACGTCTATGCATCCAGATGATGACCAAGCTAGAGCCATTGGTGAAATTCATGGAAATATTCAATTAGTAGCAAGAGCTGGTAGCGGCAAAACTTCAACTGTCATCAACAGGGCGCTCTTTCTCGTCGAACACTGTAATATCCATCCAGAAGAATTGCTTCTTCTCGCCTTTAATAGAAAAGCTGTCCTAGAAATGCGCCGCAGGTTTCTTTTCATCCAACACAAAGATGCCGAAACTGAATTTGAATCGCAGAAAAGAAAAAAACTTGCAGACCCTAAGAAGCAAAAAAATGTGGCAAAGCACCAACAACAGGATTTTGAGGAAAATATTATTGATGCAGTTGCCGAAAAACTTGGAATAGGGTTGCCTCACATAATGACTTTTCATGCGTTGGCACACGCAATAGTCAAGCCTGCTGAGACCCTGATTTATGATGATCCGCAAAACAATATTTTCGCACTCAGTGGGTCGCTTCAGGAAGTTATTGTTGAACATATTCACGGAGAGCTTGAATCGGAAATCAGGGAACTTATGCTTGCTCACATGAGAAACATTGACTGGGGAAAAACCATGGAGGAGTTTTTGCAGTACAGACGCTCTCTTTCATGTCAAACACTCAATGGCGAAAAAGTTAAATCTGAAGGAGAAAAACTTATAGCGGACTTTTTGTTTGAACATGATATCTCCTATAAATACAAGCCGTGGTGCAAGGGGGTACGAGGATGGCGGCCTGATTTTACCATTCCGAAGGGAAGAAGAGAATGCGTGATAATTCAACACATCGGGTTGGGAAGCGGTGACAAATATCAACAGAAACACAACTGGGAAACAATTGAATTATCTCCGCATTTTCTATCTGAAGGTGCTGAAAGTTTCAAAGAAATACTGAAAAAGGCTCTTGAAGAAAAGGGTCTCAAGTGCGCCAAACTGCCAGAAGAAGAAATATGGCTTCGTATAAAAAAGAGAGCAATTGATCGTTTTACCGAGGCGACAAAGAATTTTGTAAACCGGTGCCGTCAGCTTTCTTGGACACCGGTTGATCTAGAAAACAGAATATCCAAATACATTAAGACAGTAACCGACGACTCTAACCCGCATTTCTCACCGCATAGGGATATGGAAGGGTTTTTAGGGTCAGCAGCCATG
The DNA window shown above is from Candidatus Dadabacteria bacterium and carries:
- a CDS encoding ankyrin repeat domain-containing protein, yielding MAEIKSNALHDCVLAGNTKLVSSLIEEGADVNARDRNGDTPLHLASRSAEKMEIVSLLIEGGANINAQDEDGDTPLHDALFLLGDRKLASFLIEKGADASIKNKNGQAPFHFNSFEKFASREAERIRSREKEKQEAISQIRKKFEHNFAEADSFYEEELADLLPRNDYEKQKIRFVQGWISQKTSMHPDDDQARAIGEIHGNIQLVARAGSGKTSTVINRALFLVEHCNIHPEELLLLAFNRKAVLEMRRRFLFIQHKDAETEFESQKRKKLADPKKQKNVAKHQQQDFEENIIDAVAEKLGIGLPHIMTFHALAHAIVKPAETLIYDDPQNNIFALSGSLQEVIVEHIHGELESEIRELMLAHMRNIDWGKTMEEFLQYRRSLSCQTLNGEKVKSEGEKLIADFLFEHDISYKYKPWCKGVRGWRPDFTIPKGRRECVIIQHIGLGSGDKYQQKHNWETIELSPHFLSEGAESFKEILKKALEEKGLKCAKLPEEEIWLRIKKRAIDRFTEATKNFVNRCRQLSWTPVDLENRISKYIKTVTDDSNPHFSPHRDMEGFLGSAAM